In a genomic window of Acidobacteriota bacterium:
- a CDS encoding VCBS repeat-containing protein — MPVRGLAVFCVLWSGFMGISPARDGAIRHSGFEDFSQGTLGNAGANVYVSRKGTVQVINQWDLNRDGHVDLVLSNTHDNMSVVDALVYWGSADGPRSLLPELWRERPLAQVVYGLMDRTDHVTRLPSFGGGRSAVADLNRDGFPDLVFCNYIHNYPGVRTAYVYWGSRDGYSRVGRTELPTRWAAGVVARDLNSDGYVDLVFANQGVEAGAEKISPKVDLSSYIYWGSANGFDPDRPGLVPTRGARDVAGGDVNGDGDPDLIFINNSPQSKGVQIFFGRQGVYAADRSWEAETAPPGSIGTGDLDRDGFDDVVVTVSGEGARDGNVLLFLGGKDGPVPSPSQTLPAIAPTGSDIADLNGDGYLDLAVSNSSNGEPLPESYVYWGGAEGFSAQLRSQLPTLAPADVASGDLNRDGHLDLVFANAHDGQSADVPSYVYWGSSTGFAPYMRTELQGFGGNSVNLADLNLDGNLDVVLVNRWSGKHAGQVLNNIYWGNPHHYYSTASRTALPGHGAYAVAVADLNDDGFNDLVLTNSYVGYSWIYWGSRDGYSPGNRQELAAANAHGVSAADLNRDGYLELVFTHGRGRKLGTVYWGGEEGYSDARRTSLPLKNQRCTNNRVADLNRDGHLDLLFPGSWYGIYEIFWGAEDGYSPERSWSRVLPAGNVELADLNSDGNLDFMLVGSFDPETRTYTGNSYLLWGTAEGVPTLENKVELEGHSPIECGIADLNRDGHLDLVLSNYMSGRTRTLPVFIYWGGEGGAYSRTNRTDLPAYSSSAIQTVDLNRDGWPEIVVHNHMKDGDHSINTYIYWNGPEGFHRDRKTEIPSFGPHYSQMTDPGDIYTRRLEEEYLSPPLELPGRGGVRLIWEGEEPHGARLQFQVRTASSRDGLESAEWTGPSGASSFYQESGTGIAGLDGTRRWAQYRAVFTSPAGGVWPILSAVELR; from the coding sequence ATGCCAGTTCGGGGGCTTGCGGTCTTTTGTGTCCTTTGGTCCGGGTTCATGGGAATTTCGCCGGCCAGGGACGGCGCCATCCGCCATTCCGGCTTCGAGGACTTCAGCCAGGGGACCCTGGGGAACGCAGGGGCGAACGTCTACGTTTCCAGGAAGGGGACCGTCCAGGTCATCAACCAGTGGGATCTGAACCGGGACGGACACGTGGACCTGGTCCTGAGCAACACCCACGACAACATGAGCGTGGTTGACGCTCTCGTCTACTGGGGCAGCGCCGACGGCCCCCGCTCCCTTCTCCCCGAACTCTGGAGGGAACGGCCTCTGGCGCAGGTGGTCTACGGCCTGATGGACCGGACCGATCACGTGACCCGGCTCCCCTCCTTCGGCGGCGGCCGGTCGGCGGTGGCGGATCTGAACCGGGACGGATTCCCCGATCTGGTCTTCTGCAACTACATCCACAACTATCCGGGCGTCCGGACGGCGTACGTCTACTGGGGGAGCCGGGACGGGTATTCCCGCGTCGGACGCACCGAACTGCCCACCCGGTGGGCGGCGGGCGTCGTGGCCCGGGACCTCAACTCCGACGGATACGTGGACCTGGTCTTCGCCAATCAGGGGGTGGAAGCGGGAGCTGAGAAGATTTCGCCCAAGGTGGATCTCTCCTCCTACATCTACTGGGGCAGCGCCAACGGTTTCGATCCCGACCGCCCGGGACTGGTTCCCACCCGCGGCGCCCGGGACGTGGCCGGCGGCGACGTGAACGGGGACGGGGACCCCGACCTGATCTTCATCAACAACAGCCCTCAATCGAAAGGGGTCCAGATCTTTTTTGGCCGCCAGGGCGTCTACGCCGCTGACCGCTCGTGGGAGGCGGAGACGGCTCCTCCCGGGAGCATCGGGACCGGCGACCTGGATCGGGACGGTTTCGACGACGTGGTGGTCACGGTGTCGGGTGAGGGCGCCCGGGACGGCAACGTCCTCCTGTTCTTGGGAGGGAAGGACGGGCCGGTCCCATCTCCCAGCCAGACCCTTCCCGCCATCGCTCCCACCGGCTCGGACATCGCCGATCTGAACGGGGACGGATACCTGGATCTGGCCGTGTCCAACTCCTCGAACGGGGAGCCGCTGCCCGAGTCCTACGTCTACTGGGGCGGGGCAGAGGGCTTCTCGGCGCAACTGCGGTCCCAGCTCCCGACCCTGGCCCCGGCCGACGTGGCTTCGGGCGACCTGAACCGGGACGGTCACCTCGACCTGGTCTTCGCCAACGCCCATGACGGTCAGTCCGCCGACGTGCCCTCGTACGTCTACTGGGGAAGTTCCACCGGCTTCGCGCCGTATATGCGGACCGAACTGCAGGGGTTCGGCGGCAACAGCGTCAACCTGGCTGACCTCAACCTCGACGGAAACCTGGATGTGGTGCTGGTGAACCGGTGGAGCGGCAAGCACGCCGGCCAGGTCCTGAACAACATCTACTGGGGCAACCCCCACCACTACTATTCCACGGCGTCCCGCACGGCCCTGCCGGGCCACGGCGCCTACGCCGTCGCCGTCGCCGACCTCAACGACGACGGCTTCAACGATCTGGTCCTCACCAACTCCTACGTCGGGTACAGTTGGATCTATTGGGGCAGCCGGGACGGCTACTCCCCCGGGAACCGCCAGGAGCTGGCCGCCGCCAACGCCCATGGGGTCAGCGCCGCTGATCTGAACCGGGACGGCTACCTGGAGCTGGTCTTCACCCACGGCCGGGGCCGGAAGCTGGGGACCGTCTACTGGGGCGGAGAAGAGGGCTACTCCGACGCCCGCCGGACCTCGCTCCCCCTGAAGAACCAGAGGTGCACCAACAACCGGGTGGCGGACCTGAACCGGGACGGCCATCTGGACCTGCTCTTCCCCGGGAGCTGGTACGGCATCTACGAGATCTTCTGGGGCGCCGAAGACGGCTACTCGCCGGAGCGGAGCTGGAGCCGGGTGCTGCCGGCCGGCAACGTGGAACTGGCCGACCTGAATTCGGACGGAAACCTGGATTTCATGCTGGTGGGGAGCTTCGACCCCGAGACCCGGACCTACACCGGCAACAGCTACCTGCTCTGGGGGACCGCCGAAGGGGTTCCCACGCTCGAGAACAAGGTGGAGCTGGAGGGTCACTCGCCCATCGAGTGCGGCATCGCCGACCTGAACCGGGACGGACACCTGGACCTGGTATTGTCCAACTACATGTCGGGCCGCACCCGCACCCTGCCGGTGTTCATCTACTGGGGCGGGGAAGGAGGCGCCTACAGCCGGACCAACCGGACCGATCTTCCCGCCTATTCCTCCTCCGCCATCCAGACGGTGGACCTGAACCGGGATGGCTGGCCCGAGATCGTGGTCCACAATCACATGAAAGACGGTGACCACTCCATCAACACTTACATCTATTGGAACGGCCCTGAAGGGTTCCACCGGGACCGGAAGACCGAAATCCCCAGCTTCGGTCCCCACTACAGCCAGATGACCGATCCGGGGGACATCTACACCCGGCGCTTGGAGGAGGAATACCTCTCGCCGCCGCTGGAACTACCCGGACGCGGCGGCGTCCGGCTGATCTGGGAGGGGGAGGAGCCCCACGGAGCCCGACTGCAGTTCCAGGTCCGCACCGCGTCCAGCCGCGACGGCCTGGAATCCGCCGAGTGGACCGGGCCCTCCGGCGCCAGCTCCTTCTACCAGGAGTCCGGAACCGGGATCGCCGGCCTGGATGGAACCCGCCGCTGGGCCCAGTACCGGGCCGTCTTCACCTCTCCGGCCGGCGGTGTCTGGCCCATCCTGTCGGCCGTGGAATTGCGCTAG
- a CDS encoding redoxin domain-containing protein, with amino-acid sequence MKTSRRRQSGVAAWTLSLFIFWGYGSGPSELNLTTLSGERVDPFAAVDSTGVFLFMRSDCPISNRYAPELRRLHEAFSPRGVRFWFVYVDPREEPESIRRHAEEYQIPGEILRDPHHDLVRRTGARVTPEAAVFDAGGRLVYRGRIDDRYTDFGKARAKPNRRDLKLALEAVLNGESVEKPETQAVGCFIADLAGR; translated from the coding sequence GTGAAGACTTCGCGACGGCGCCAATCCGGCGTGGCGGCTTGGACCCTGAGCCTCTTTATCTTCTGGGGCTACGGTTCGGGTCCTTCGGAGTTGAACCTGACGACCCTGTCAGGGGAGCGGGTGGACCCGTTCGCCGCCGTAGACTCGACTGGCGTCTTCCTGTTCATGCGCAGCGACTGTCCCATCTCCAACCGGTATGCGCCCGAACTTCGGCGGCTGCATGAGGCATTCTCGCCCCGGGGAGTGCGGTTCTGGTTCGTCTACGTGGACCCCCGGGAAGAGCCCGAGTCCATCCGGCGGCACGCGGAGGAATATCAAATTCCGGGAGAGATCCTTCGTGATCCCCACCACGACCTGGTGCGCCGCACGGGCGCCCGGGTCACTCCGGAGGCGGCCGTCTTCGACGCCGGCGGACGGCTCGTCTACCGTGGGCGAATCGACGACCGGTACACCGATTTCGGCAAGGCACGGGCCAAACCCAATCGCCGCGATTTGAAGCTGGCGCTGGAGGCTGTGCTCAACGGGGAATCGGTCGAAAAACCGGAGACGCAGGCCGTGGGGTGCTTCATCGCGGACCTGGCCGGCAGATAA
- a CDS encoding CRTAC1 family protein produces MAILLLLSGGVHFTEVSREAGLNFRHRGGGSAKDHILETVGSGVGWIDYDRDGWLDLYAVNGGLWEELGTGKRSVSNALYRNQGDGTFRPVTSEAGVGGRHWGMGVTIADYDNDGWSDLYVCNYGPNLLYRNNGDGTFRDVTREAGVGDSSWSSSAAFADANGDGWLDLYVANYVEFDHENPPEASPDCQYRGVQVHCGPGGLPAARDTFYLSNGDGTFREATKAAGMEAPASYGMGAVWCDYDGDGASDLYVANDSMANFLFRNRGDGTFEERGVVAAVAFNEDGQAQAGMGIAFGDYDRDGRFDVYVTNFSADYNTLYRNLGGGRFRDVTRPTGLSLPSLRFLGWSAHFFDYDHDGWEDLFVANGHVFPQVDTRPTGTRFRQRSLLFRNLGNGRFRELASDEALGLSQADSSRGAAIADFDNDGDVDVAVSNMDGGLSLYRNEGSKGHWLRLRLEGTESNRDAVGTRVTLISGDSTQIREVRAGSGYQSSDDPRLHFGLGTAGEVQRIEVRWSRGQRQVLEKLEADREYVVVEGGKRKE; encoded by the coding sequence ATGGCGATCCTGCTACTGCTTTCCGGCGGAGTTCACTTCACGGAGGTGAGCCGTGAAGCGGGGCTGAACTTCCGGCACCGGGGCGGCGGCAGCGCCAAGGACCACATCCTAGAGACGGTGGGCAGCGGAGTCGGTTGGATCGACTACGACCGGGACGGCTGGCTCGATCTGTATGCCGTCAACGGGGGCCTCTGGGAGGAGCTGGGAACCGGGAAACGCAGCGTCTCCAATGCCCTCTACCGCAACCAGGGGGACGGCACCTTCCGGCCGGTGACCTCCGAGGCGGGCGTGGGAGGGCGCCATTGGGGCATGGGAGTGACCATCGCCGACTACGACAACGACGGCTGGTCCGACCTCTACGTCTGCAACTACGGTCCCAACCTCCTGTACCGGAACAACGGCGACGGCACCTTCCGGGACGTGACCCGGGAAGCGGGGGTGGGGGACTCCTCCTGGAGTTCCAGCGCCGCCTTCGCCGACGCCAACGGGGACGGGTGGCTGGACCTCTATGTGGCCAACTACGTGGAGTTCGACCACGAGAATCCGCCCGAAGCATCGCCCGATTGCCAGTACCGCGGAGTCCAGGTCCACTGTGGGCCGGGGGGGCTTCCGGCGGCCCGGGACACCTTCTACCTCAGCAACGGCGACGGCACCTTCCGGGAAGCCACCAAGGCGGCGGGGATGGAGGCTCCGGCTTCCTACGGGATGGGCGCCGTCTGGTGCGACTACGACGGCGACGGCGCCAGCGACCTCTATGTGGCCAACGACTCCATGGCCAACTTTCTCTTCCGCAATCGGGGAGACGGAACCTTCGAGGAACGGGGAGTCGTGGCGGCCGTGGCCTTCAACGAGGACGGGCAGGCTCAGGCCGGCATGGGGATCGCCTTTGGCGACTACGATCGGGACGGACGATTCGACGTCTACGTCACCAACTTCTCCGCCGACTACAACACCCTGTACCGGAATCTGGGAGGCGGCCGTTTCCGGGACGTGACCCGCCCCACCGGTTTGAGCCTGCCCAGTCTGCGCTTCCTGGGGTGGAGCGCCCACTTCTTCGACTACGACCACGACGGCTGGGAGGACCTTTTCGTGGCCAACGGGCACGTCTTTCCGCAAGTGGATACCCGGCCCACGGGGACCCGGTTCCGGCAGAGGAGCCTCCTGTTTCGAAACCTGGGCAACGGCCGTTTCCGGGAGCTGGCTTCAGATGAGGCATTGGGGCTTTCCCAGGCTGATTCCAGCCGCGGCGCCGCAATTGCCGACTTCGACAATGACGGGGACGTGGACGTGGCCGTCTCCAACATGGACGGGGGGCTGTCCCTTTACCGCAACGAGGGGAGCAAGGGCCACTGGCTGCGCCTGAGATTGGAGGGGACGGAATCCAATCGGGACGCCGTGGGAACCCGGGTCACGCTCATCTCGGGGGATTCGACTCAGATCCGGGAGGTGCGGGCCGGGTCGGGGTACCAGTCGTCCGACGACCCGCGGCTTCACTTCGGGTTGGGGACGGCCGGCGAGGTCCAGCGGATCGAGGTGCGTTGGAGCCGGGGACAACGGCAGGTTCTGGAGAAACTGGAGGCGGATCGGGAGTACGTGGTGGTGGAAGGAGGAAAGAGGAAAGAGTGA
- a CDS encoding molybdopterin-dependent oxidoreductase has product MRADENSGRISRRRWFGVASALLLTRSVRAQSQSTQGTPLEDDRVSLSSMADVEGTLTPVDRFFVRSHHPQPRLSLKTWRLRVEGAVDNPLELSFSDMVETSTRTLEGLLECAGNRTGLVSNGLWEGIPLSDLIRRAQPKEGAKRVLLQGADKGSLMPEMPESPYSRILPLEKCLAPETLVAFKLNGQFLPRRNGFPARAFIPGWYGMDSVKWLTRVRVLDAFDWPSAYYSSGMDLLYQRYVKFGSREEITGRVSEVQVNSGFSFPPPGANLAPGRYPVRGFAWAGPHRVGAVQVSPDRGATWSPARLEGESRPFTWVRWSYDWTAPKGEHLLMARAQDHRGRWQPIRRDTNRTDGYELNWYPSVQCNVL; this is encoded by the coding sequence ATGAGAGCTGACGAGAATTCCGGCCGGATCAGCCGGCGCAGGTGGTTCGGGGTCGCGTCCGCGTTGTTGCTGACGCGATCGGTCCGGGCCCAGTCGCAATCGACTCAGGGGACCCCGCTGGAGGACGACCGGGTCTCCCTGAGCTCCATGGCGGACGTGGAGGGAACGCTGACTCCCGTCGACCGGTTCTTCGTCCGGAGCCATCATCCGCAACCCCGGCTGTCGCTCAAGACCTGGCGGCTGCGGGTGGAAGGGGCCGTGGACAATCCACTGGAGTTGTCCTTCTCCGACATGGTGGAGACCTCCACCAGGACTTTGGAGGGACTCCTGGAGTGCGCGGGAAACCGGACGGGGCTGGTGAGCAACGGACTCTGGGAGGGCATCCCCCTTTCCGACCTGATCCGGCGGGCCCAGCCCAAGGAGGGAGCCAAGAGGGTGCTGCTCCAGGGGGCGGACAAGGGGTCCCTGATGCCCGAAATGCCCGAGTCCCCCTACTCGCGGATCCTGCCGCTGGAGAAATGCCTGGCTCCCGAAACCCTGGTGGCCTTCAAGCTCAACGGGCAATTCCTGCCCCGGCGCAACGGTTTTCCGGCCCGGGCCTTCATTCCGGGCTGGTACGGCATGGACTCGGTCAAGTGGTTGACGCGGGTCCGCGTCCTGGACGCCTTCGACTGGCCCTCCGCCTACTATTCCAGCGGCATGGACCTGCTTTACCAGAGGTATGTCAAGTTCGGATCGCGGGAAGAGATCACCGGCCGGGTCTCGGAGGTCCAGGTCAATTCAGGGTTCTCCTTTCCGCCGCCGGGAGCCAATCTGGCGCCGGGCCGATATCCGGTTCGGGGTTTTGCCTGGGCCGGTCCCCACCGCGTGGGCGCCGTCCAGGTCAGTCCGGACCGGGGCGCAACCTGGAGCCCGGCCCGGTTGGAAGGCGAATCCCGCCCCTTTACCTGGGTCCGGTGGAGTTATGACTGGACGGCGCCCAAGGGGGAGCACCTGCTGATGGCCCGGGCCCAGGATCATCGGGGGCGCTGGCAGCCGATTCGGCGGGACACCAACAGAACCGACGGATACGAACTCAACTGGTACCCTTCCGTCCAATGCAACGTGCTCTGA
- a CDS encoding tetratricopeptide repeat protein — protein sequence MQRALILIPAASIAAFLSLVTVAVFASAAPPLQEPPQLSELEGPQSQQALARLQQFFRTVPDARAPAVLHQVLEGTTAAAAHTIVLEEYERRKLHGQGRATLEALGKEHPARAIYAIDLVQLAVLEGDLDRAKADLRSAAARFPHDTELHANLGRWLYGRQQTDLALAELLRAQQTGLRDPQTNLVLASLLARAGALEDAIDTAASITVTPGLDSRLRGEAAALAGKSYAILRNEAKAVEFLEQAIRHSPQVEDYHLSLASAHQQAENAGSAVQALRRGWERLPGAPGIGQSLSRQLLAAGEPEEAVRVLVLLTSRHPNHGDALRLLAQAYRSAGDAAKASQTWRRLLRQQPRYPMANIFLAQSLAEEGAPPGQILAALDRAERISPQDADLYYLRGRIFNSLGRHQDAVAQLQRAIRLQPNFSGAYYQLGLAYQQLGRPELAQEQFRRRTHLEEGTGRTR from the coding sequence ATGCAACGTGCTCTGATCCTGATCCCGGCGGCTTCGATTGCCGCTTTCCTGTCGCTGGTTACGGTGGCGGTGTTCGCCTCCGCGGCACCGCCTCTCCAGGAGCCGCCGCAGCTCTCCGAACTGGAGGGCCCCCAGAGCCAGCAGGCTCTGGCACGGTTGCAACAGTTCTTCCGGACCGTGCCGGACGCGAGGGCGCCCGCCGTCCTGCACCAGGTCCTGGAGGGAACGACAGCCGCCGCGGCGCACACCATTGTCCTGGAGGAATACGAACGGCGGAAGCTGCATGGCCAGGGCCGGGCGACCCTGGAGGCGCTCGGCAAGGAGCACCCGGCCCGGGCCATCTATGCCATCGACCTGGTGCAGTTGGCGGTCCTGGAAGGGGACCTGGATCGAGCCAAGGCGGACCTGCGGTCGGCCGCGGCCCGGTTCCCCCATGACACCGAGCTGCACGCCAACCTGGGACGTTGGTTGTACGGCCGCCAGCAGACCGATCTCGCTCTGGCCGAGTTGCTCCGTGCCCAACAGACCGGTCTGCGGGACCCCCAGACGAACCTGGTCCTGGCCAGCCTCCTGGCCCGAGCCGGTGCGCTGGAGGACGCCATCGACACCGCCGCCTCCATCACCGTCACTCCCGGTCTGGATTCCCGGCTCCGGGGAGAGGCGGCGGCTCTGGCCGGAAAGAGTTACGCCATCCTGCGCAACGAGGCCAAGGCGGTGGAGTTCCTGGAGCAGGCCATCCGGCACTCTCCGCAGGTCGAGGACTACCACCTCTCCCTGGCCAGCGCCCATCAGCAGGCCGAAAACGCAGGGTCGGCCGTCCAGGCCTTGAGGCGGGGGTGGGAACGGCTTCCCGGTGCGCCCGGGATCGGACAATCGCTGAGCCGGCAACTGCTGGCCGCCGGCGAACCCGAGGAAGCGGTCCGGGTTCTGGTGCTTCTGACCTCCCGGCATCCCAACCACGGAGACGCCCTCCGGCTCCTGGCCCAAGCCTACCGGTCCGCCGGGGATGCGGCGAAGGCGTCCCAGACCTGGCGGAGACTGCTACGGCAACAGCCGCGCTACCCCATGGCCAATATCTTCCTGGCCCAATCCCTGGCCGAGGAGGGGGCGCCGCCCGGGCAGATCCTGGCGGCCCTGGACAGGGCGGAGCGGATCTCCCCGCAGGACGCGGATCTCTACTACCTGAGGGGCAGGATCTTCAACTCCCTGGGACGCCACCAGGACGCCGTGGCCCAACTCCAGCGGGCCATCCGGCTCCAACCCAACTTTTCGGGGGCCTACTACCAGTTGGGCCTGGCCTACCAACAGTTGGGGCGGCCGGAACTGGCCCAGGAGCAGTTCCGGCGCCGGACCCACCTGGAGGAGGGGACGGGCCGGACCCGGTGA
- a CDS encoding thiamine pyrophosphate-requiring protein, with the protein MVLPRRAWFLPRTVTKRRRMSMNGNSVIAKILKLEGVEWIAAFPEQKLIDAVAKEGIRPIITRQERAGVNMADGFSRIRNGNQVGIFTMQRGPGAENAYGGVAQAFADSVPILLFPGGAPRRRMQVHPDFASCDQYHGVTKYTRNCNLVERLPEMLRYAFTLLKHGRPGPVLLEIPDDVGTEEYPGEFDYTPVRRHRSAADPDEVRDLVRAMLAADCPVINAGQGALYAEATPELVELAELIHIPVLTSLAGKSAFPENHPLALGTAGHSSTLMVDHFLRKTDFILGAGTSFTHSVFNGPVPVGVPLAQLTNCPEDLNKDHAVDFGAIGDAKVVLRQIIQEVERQIGAGGRTDEQGVAAEIARVRADFEAEWRPHFESDEVPISPYRVFREVIRAVDPANAIATHDSGFPRDQLVPFWPALAPRGYIGWGKSTQLGYGLGLALGAKMAAPEKDVIHIMGDAAFGMAGLDLETAARNKIATLHIVLNNGVMTHYSSHMPYATKHWGSNAFSGEYAQVVRGLGVHAERVDTPDGLAPAIRKALEVTRGGDPAFIETITKEEEHIPRFWAPGTWDYPMGGE; encoded by the coding sequence ATGGTCCTTCCCCGGCGCGCTTGGTTCTTGCCGCGGACCGTCACGAAAAGGAGAAGAATGTCAATGAACGGTAACTCCGTGATCGCCAAGATCCTGAAGCTGGAAGGGGTGGAATGGATCGCCGCCTTCCCCGAACAGAAGCTCATCGACGCCGTGGCCAAGGAGGGCATCCGTCCCATCATCACCCGGCAGGAGCGCGCCGGAGTCAACATGGCCGACGGATTCAGCCGCATCCGCAACGGGAACCAGGTCGGCATCTTCACCATGCAGCGGGGCCCCGGCGCCGAGAACGCCTATGGCGGCGTGGCCCAGGCCTTCGCCGACTCGGTTCCCATCCTCCTCTTTCCGGGAGGGGCTCCCAGGAGGCGGATGCAGGTCCATCCCGACTTCGCGTCCTGCGATCAGTACCACGGGGTCACCAAGTACACCCGAAACTGCAACCTGGTGGAGCGGCTTCCCGAGATGTTGCGCTACGCCTTCACTCTGCTCAAGCACGGACGCCCCGGGCCGGTCCTGCTGGAGATCCCCGACGACGTGGGGACCGAGGAGTACCCGGGCGAGTTCGACTACACGCCGGTTCGCAGGCACCGCTCCGCGGCGGACCCGGATGAAGTCCGGGACCTGGTCCGGGCCATGCTGGCCGCCGATTGTCCTGTCATCAACGCCGGTCAGGGGGCGCTGTACGCCGAAGCCACGCCCGAGCTGGTGGAGCTGGCGGAGCTGATCCACATCCCGGTGCTCACCTCCCTGGCGGGGAAGAGCGCCTTCCCCGAGAACCATCCCCTGGCCCTGGGAACGGCGGGCCACAGCAGCACCCTCATGGTCGACCACTTTCTCCGCAAGACCGACTTCATCCTGGGCGCCGGAACCAGCTTCACCCACTCGGTCTTCAACGGCCCCGTCCCGGTAGGCGTCCCCCTGGCCCAGCTCACCAACTGTCCCGAGGACCTGAACAAGGATCACGCCGTCGATTTCGGCGCCATCGGCGATGCCAAGGTCGTTCTGCGGCAGATCATTCAGGAGGTCGAGCGCCAGATCGGCGCCGGGGGCCGGACGGACGAGCAGGGCGTCGCGGCGGAAATCGCCCGGGTCCGGGCGGATTTCGAGGCCGAATGGCGCCCCCACTTCGAGTCGGACGAGGTCCCCATCAGTCCCTACCGCGTCTTCCGGGAGGTGATCCGCGCCGTGGACCCGGCCAACGCCATCGCCACCCATGATTCGGGCTTTCCCCGGGACCAGTTGGTCCCCTTCTGGCCGGCCCTCGCTCCCCGGGGCTACATCGGATGGGGCAAGTCCACCCAGTTGGGCTACGGCCTGGGCCTGGCCCTGGGAGCCAAGATGGCGGCCCCCGAGAAGGACGTGATCCACATCATGGGGGACGCCGCCTTCGGAATGGCCGGACTGGACCTGGAGACGGCCGCCCGCAACAAGATCGCGACGCTTCACATCGTCCTGAACAACGGCGTCATGACCCACTATTCCAGCCACATGCCCTATGCCACCAAGCACTGGGGCAGCAACGCCTTCAGCGGCGAGTACGCGCAGGTTGTGCGCGGATTGGGGGTCCATGCCGAACGCGTGGACACGCCCGACGGCTTGGCCCCCGCCATCCGCAAGGCTCTGGAGGTGACCCGCGGCGGAGATCCGGCCTTCATCGAGACCATCACCAAGGAAGAGGAACACATCCCCAGGTTCTGGGCTCCCGGCACCTGGGACTACCCCATGGGAGGGGAGTGA
- a CDS encoding FAD-binding protein: MFPDENGHGRVSASEITRSGNGAGTTLRPGSFREVQQAVADHARIRPRGGGTKPALSRPSAGIASLELSGLSGIVEYEPEEYTFTALAGTPVAQVRERLAREGQYLPFDPVLVRAGATLGGTVAAGTGGSGRYRYGGIRDFLLGVRFVSGRAELVRGGSRVVKNAAGFDLPKLMVGSLGRLGILVEMTFKVFPLARRWLTLEAALPSLREALEAIRRLRAAPLDLAAVDLEPPGRLLVRVGGRRESVGARLERVRELVGHGAQLQGQEERDHWDADREFDWAPPDWNLMKVPMTTGRIAELEENLRSIPCRTRYCAGGSLAWLAWPGPMDPVDRALGHLDLTGLVIRGNGDTARPGRTQDRVFSKRIQDALDPDGRFSEA, from the coding sequence ATGTTCCCCGACGAGAACGGGCATGGGCGGGTGTCCGCGTCCGAGATCACGCGTTCGGGCAATGGTGCTGGGACGACGTTGCGGCCCGGGTCGTTCCGTGAGGTGCAGCAGGCCGTCGCGGATCACGCGCGCATCCGGCCGCGCGGCGGTGGCACCAAGCCGGCTCTCTCCCGGCCGTCCGCGGGAATTGCCTCTCTGGAGCTGAGCGGCTTGTCCGGCATCGTGGAGTACGAACCGGAGGAGTACACCTTTACGGCTCTGGCGGGGACCCCGGTGGCCCAGGTCCGGGAGAGATTGGCTCGAGAAGGACAGTACCTGCCCTTCGATCCGGTGTTGGTGCGGGCCGGAGCCACACTCGGCGGGACGGTGGCGGCGGGGACCGGCGGCTCGGGGCGTTACCGCTACGGCGGCATCCGGGATTTTCTCCTGGGAGTCCGTTTCGTCAGCGGCCGCGCCGAGCTGGTGCGAGGCGGCAGCCGCGTGGTCAAGAACGCCGCCGGCTTCGATCTTCCCAAGCTCATGGTCGGCAGTCTGGGACGACTGGGAATTCTGGTGGAAATGACGTTCAAGGTCTTTCCTCTTGCGCGGCGCTGGTTGACCTTGGAGGCGGCGCTGCCGAGCCTCCGGGAGGCGCTGGAGGCCATACGGCGCCTGCGGGCCGCTCCCCTGGATCTGGCGGCCGTTGACCTGGAGCCTCCCGGGCGGCTGTTGGTGCGGGTGGGAGGCCGGAGGGAGTCGGTCGGCGCCCGGTTGGAACGGGTTCGAGAGTTGGTGGGTCACGGCGCCCAACTGCAGGGGCAGGAGGAGCGTGACCACTGGGATGCGGACCGGGAATTTGACTGGGCGCCTCCCGATTGGAACCTGATGAAGGTGCCCATGACCACGGGCCGGATCGCCGAGTTGGAAGAGAACCTGAGGTCCATTCCCTGCCGGACGCGCTACTGTGCCGGCGGGAGCTTGGCTTGGCTGGCCTGGCCGGGTCCAATGGACCCCGTGGACCGGGCGTTGGGCCATTTGGATCTCACCGGACTCGTGATCCGGGGAAACGGAGACACGGCCCGCCCGGGCCGTACCCAGGACCGGGTCTTCTCCAAGAGGATTCAGGACGCGCTCGATCCGGACGGGCGTTTTTCGGAGGCATAG